A single genomic interval of Physeter macrocephalus isolate SW-GA chromosome 5, ASM283717v5, whole genome shotgun sequence harbors:
- the AVL9 gene encoding late secretory pathway protein AVL9 homolog — protein MEKNGRGGDSAPRGPVLHIAVVGFHHKKGCQVEFSYPPLIPGDGHDSHSLPEEWKYLPFLALPDGAHNYQEDTVFFHLPPRNGNGATVYGISCYRQIEAKALKVRQADITRETVQKSVCVLSKLPLYGLLQAKLQLITHAYFEEKDFSQISILKELYEHMNSSLGGTSLEGSQVYLGLSPRDLVLHFRHKVLILFKLILLEKKVLFYISPVNKLVGALMTVLSLFPGMIEHGLSDSSQYRPRKSMSEDAGLQESNSPEDEFVSMPAPDISNTNLGTVEKIMMRNHGRDAVIKTEEPLFQVDDDNTEGQEPNDSNQYLKPPSRPSPESSESDWETLDPSVLEDSSLKEREQVGSEQTNSFPKDSLPSDSPPITVQPQANTGQVVLIPGLISGLEEDQYGMPLAIFTKGYLCLPYMALQQHHLLSDVTIRGFVAGATNILFRQQKHLSDAIVEVEEALIQIHDPELRKLLNPTTADLRFADYLVRHVTENRDDVFLDGTGWEGGDEWIRAQFAVYIHALLAATLQLDNEKILSDFGTTFVTAWKNTHNYRVWNSNKHPALAEINPNHPFQGQYSVSDMKLRFSHSVQNSERGKKLGNVMVTTSRNVVQTGKAVGQSVGGAFSTAKTAMSSWLSTFTSSTPQSLTELPDGKP, from the exons GTTGAATTCTCTTACCCGCCCCTGATTCCAGGAGATGGACATGACAGTCACAGTCTACCTGAAGAATGGAAGTATTTGCCCTTCCTTGCCTTACCAGATGGCGCACACAACTACCAAGAAG atactgtgttttttcaCTTGCCACCCAGAAATGGAAATGGAGCCACTGTATATGGTATCTCTTGCTATCGACAAATTGAAGCCAAG GCATTGAAAGTACGGCAAGCAGATATCACCAGAGAGACCGTTCAGAAAAGTGTCTGTGTTCTAAGCAAGCTG ccTCTCTATGGCTTACTTCAAGCAAAACTTCAGCTCATTACGCATGCATATTTTGAAGAGAAGGATTTTTCTCAAATTTCCATTCTAAAG gAGCTCTATGAACATATGAATAGTTCCCTGGGAGGAACTTCATTAGAAGGATCCCAGGTATATCTTG gtCTATCTCCTCGAGATCTTGTGCTTCATTTTCGACACAAG gtcCTAATCCTGTTTAAACTAATTCTTCTTGAAAAAAAG GTTCTCTTTTATATTTCTCCAGTGAATAAATTGGTGGGTGCCCTGATGACAGTGTTATCCCTTTTTCCAG GCATGATTGAACATGGTCTCAGTGATAGTTCTCAATATAGACCCCGAAAGAGTATGTCTGAAGATGCTGGGCTTCAAGAAAGTAATTCCCCTGAAGATGAATTTGTTTCTATGCCTGCTCCTGACATTTCAAATACCAACTTGGGAACTGTTGAGAAAATCATGATGAGAAACCATGGAAGAGATGCTGTCATCAAGACTGAAGAACCTTTGTTCCAGGTAGATGATGACAACACTGAAGGACAGGAACCCAATGACAGCAATCAATATTTGAAACCTCCTTCTCGCCCATCTCCAGAGTCTTCAGAAAGTGACTGGGAGACCTTGGATCCTAGTGTCTTAGAGGACTCCTCCttgaaagaaagagaacaggTGGGATCAGAACAGACAAACTCATTTCCAAAGGACTCTTTGCCCTCAGACAGTCCTCCGATTACTGTACAACCTCAAGCTAACACAGGCCAGGTAGTCCTGATACCAGGGCTAATTTCTGGTTTGGAAGAGGACCAGTATGGCATGCCCCTGGCCATCTTCACAAAG GGATATCTGTGTTTGCCTTATATGGCATTGCAGCAGCATCATCTTCTCTCTGATGTCACCATTCGAGGATTTGTTGCTGGAGCTACTAACATCCTTTTTCGACAACAGAAACACCTCAGTGATGCCATTGTGGAAGTAG AAGAAGCTCTGATCCAGATCCATGATCCAGAACTCAGGAAGCTGCTTAACCCAACCACTGCAGACCTAAGGTTCGCAGATTACCTAGTGAGGCATGTGACCGAGAACCGGGATGATGTCTTCCTGGATGGCACGGGCTGGGAGGGAGGTGACGAATGGATTCGAGCCCAGTTTGCAGTCTACATCCATGCACTGCTGGCCGCCACACTGCAGTTAG ATAATGAAAAGATCTTATCAGACTTTGGGACGACCTTTGTTACAGCATGGAAGAACACTCACAACTACAGGGTCTGGAACAGCAACAAGCATCCAGCACTTGCAGAAATAAATCCGAA CCATCCTTTCCAAGGCCAGTATTCAGTGTCAGACATGAAGTTAAGATTCTCACA TTCTGTTCAAAACAGTGAACGTGGCAAAAAACTTGGAAACGTCATGGTCACAACGAGTCGGAATGTTGTGCAAACAGGAAAAGCTGTTG GGCAGTCAGTTGGAGGAGCTTTTTCCACTGCAAAGACAGCCATGTCTTCATGGCTTTCTACTTTCACCAGTTCCACTCCACAGAGTCTCACTGAGCTGCCTGATGGGAAACCCTGA